One Xyrauchen texanus isolate HMW12.3.18 chromosome 44, RBS_HiC_50CHRs, whole genome shotgun sequence DNA segment encodes these proteins:
- the LOC127636495 gene encoding protein BTG3-like, translating to MKNEIAVVVFFLKRLIKKAEKLDAEKMDLFVERLTVALQKFKGHWYPANPSKGQAFRCIRVNRFHKEDAELLRACAESGVQYKDLGLPKELTLWVDPGEVCCRYGEKNHGFTVASFSSDDDDKEDVMKKVTSAVERVTSDYHSGFSSDEDNSCREPLFTPPFHNHPPYHLMHASAPMWQPVPRRKFITGKAHYLP from the exons atgaaaaatgaaatTGCGGTGGTGGTATTTTTCCTAAAGCGGCTGATAAAGAAGGCTGAGAAGTTGGATGCAGAAAAGATGGATCTCTTTGTGGAACGGTTAACAGTAGCACTACAGAAGTTCAAGGGTCACTGGTATCCAGCCAACCCCAGCAAGGGCCAGGCATTCAG GTGTATCAGAGTTAACCGGTTCCATAAAGAGGATGCAGAATTGCTCCGAGCTTGTGCTGAAAGCGGAGTGCAGTACAAAGACCTTGGTCTTCCTAAAGAGCTCACTCTTTGGGTTGACCCTGGAGAGGTGTGCTGTAG GTACGGCGAgaagaaccatggttttactgtggCCAGTTTCTCAAGCGACGATGACGATAAAGAGGATGTGATGAAGAAAGTGACAAGCGCTGTGGAGAGGGTCACATCAGACTACCACTCTGGATTCTCCTCGGATGAGGACAACAGCTGTAGAGAGCCTCTGTTCACCCCACCGTTCCACAACCACCCTCCATACCat CTTATGCATGCCAGTGCCCCAATGTGGCAGCCAGTACCAAGGAGGAAATTCATCACAGGGAAGGCGCACTACCTTCCATGA